The Brachyhypopomus gauderio isolate BG-103 chromosome 2, BGAUD_0.2, whole genome shotgun sequence genome contains a region encoding:
- the rasd4 gene encoding rasd family member 4: MMSVDVNEKTEVRLVFMGAAGVGKTALIQRFLQDSFEPKHRRTVEELHSREYEVAGVKVTVRIMDTSGSYSFPAMRKLSIQNGDAFALVYSVDNPESLEAVKSLREEILEIKEDKFTPIVVVGNKADRKSERQVSPEDVLATVELDWNNCFLEASAKENANVLEVFRELLQQANLPSRLSPALCRRRETFPKNSGARPPMNKTNSCTVS, translated from the coding sequence ATGATGTCTGTGGACGTGAATGAGAAGACGGAGGTGCGTCTGGTGTTCATGGGAGCCGCCGGCGTGGGGAAGACCGCCCTGATCCAGCGCTTCCTGCAGGACAGCTTTGAGCCGAAGCACCGTCGCACGGTGGAGGAGCTCCACAGCCGGGAGTACGAGGTGGCCGGCGTCAAGGTGACCGTCCGCATCATGGACACCAGCGGCAGCTACTCCTTCCCCGCCATGCGCAAGCTCTCCATCCAGAACGGCGACGCCTTCGCCCTGGTGTACTCCGTCGACAACCCCGAGTCGCTGGAAGCCGTGAAGAGCTTGCGCGAGGAGATTCTGGAGATCAAGGAGGACAAGTTCACGCCCATCGTGGTGGTGGGCAACAAGGCGGACCGCAAAAGCGAGCGGCAGGTGTCCCCCGAAGACGTGCTGGCCACCGTGGAGCTGGACTGGAACAACTGCTTCCTGGAGGCCTCGGCCAAGGAGAACGCCAATGTGCTGGAGGTGTTCCGTGAGCTGCTCCAGCAGGCCAACCTGCCCAGCCGCCTGAGTCCTGCCCTCTGTCGTCGCAGGGAGACCTTCCCCAAGAACAGCGGAGCGCGCCCGCCCATGAACAAGACCAACAGCTGCACCGTCTCCTAA